From Rutidosis leptorrhynchoides isolate AG116_Rl617_1_P2 chromosome 3, CSIRO_AGI_Rlap_v1, whole genome shotgun sequence, a single genomic window includes:
- the LOC139899728 gene encoding protein FAR-RED ELONGATED HYPOCOTYL 3-like, with amino-acid sequence MIKDYNLENNEWLCSLFNDRKRWVPLYVKVIFWGGMSTTQRSEGMNAFFDDYVNSKTSLWQFVEQYDNALKSKIEKENKADFDSLNAKENKADFDSLNASYKLMTAFYFERQFRESYTNAMFKLIQVELHNMLFCNHLLLKTHSTMSMFSVTDILRGKCGELKRKVVYKVTYDEVGCDIQCSCHLFEFRGIFCRHGMKILIEKDIKELPSRYIMSR; translated from the coding sequence ATGATAAAAGACTATAATCTTGAAAACAATGAGTGGTTATGCTCCCTATTTAATGATCGAAAGCGTTGGGTGCCATTGTATGTCAAGGTAATATTTTGGGGAGGGATGTCTACTACTCAGAGAAGTGAAGGTATGAATGCTTTTTTTGATGATTATGTTAATTCAAAAACTTCCTTGTGGCAATTTGTTGAACAATATGACAATGCACTTAAAAGCAAAATAGAGAAAGAAAATAAAGCCGATTTCGATTCTCTCAATGCTAAAGAAAATAAAGCCGATTTCGATTCTCTCAATGCTTCTTATAAATTGATGACTGCCTTTTACTTTGAAAGACAATTTCGAGAATCCTACACCAATGCGATGTTTAAGTTGATCCAGGTTGAGCTGCACAATATGTTATTTTGCAATCACTTGCTTTTGAAAACACATAGTACAATGTCCATGTTTAGTGTCACGGACATTCTCAGAGGAAAATGTGGAGAGTTGAAAAGGAAGGTTGTTTACAAAGTGACTTATGATGAAGTTGGATGTGATATTCAATGTTCTTGTCATTTGtttgagtttcgaggaattttttgTAGGCACGGGATGAAAATATTAATTGAGAAGGATATTAAAGAACTTCCTTCTCGCTATATCATGTCTAGATGA
- the LOC139899729 gene encoding protein FAR1-RELATED SEQUENCE 6-like has product MKLLFYKSSSVQTPDDYEWHFYTVAELEPDLRWGGCKYLVNFSLQLRMMNLGVESSNLEQEISEDIPNVGMKFDSEGEIYSYYNNYAYQMGQGVRILSTRTKGDKKYYALRCHKGGVYEPKSESNKPRKSSKIDCKAKISVIVDCDGKCTISGVCFEHNHALSPKKSRYHRSQKKIDPYSKRRLELNDSAGISIEKNFSSLVVEAEGYENLTFDERDCRNYIAKVIQLRLGKGDAEALRDYFVRMQKRSTNFFYMIDMDDEGHLKNVFWGD; this is encoded by the exons ATGAAGCTTCTTTTTTATAAGAGTTCATCTGTTCAAACGCCCGATGATTACGAATGGCACTTCTACACAGtagcggaacttgaacccgacctCAGATGGGGCGGGTGCAAATATTTAGTAAATTTTTCATTACAGCtgag GATGATGAATTTGGGGGTGGAATCATCAAATCTGGAACAAGAAATTTCGGAAGACATTCCTAATGTTGGGATGAAATTTGATTCAGAAGGCGAGATTTATAGTTACTACAACAATTATGCATATCAAATGGGACAAGGAGTCCGTATATTGAGTACAAGGACAAAGGGTGACAAAAAATATTATGCACTTAGATGTCATAAAGGAGGTGTATATGAGCCGAAGTCGGAATCTAACAAACCAAGGAAGTCAAGCAAAATAGATTGTAAGGCAAAAATAAGTGTGATAGTTGATTGTGATGGAAAATGCACTATCTCCGGTGTTTGTTTTGAGCATAATCATGCATTAAGTCCCAAAAAATCACGATATCACCGATCTCAGAAGAAAATTGATCCTTATTCTAAGAGAAGACTAGAGTTAAATGATTCTGCGGGAATTTCAATAGAAAAAAATTTTAGTTCCTTGGTAGTAGAAGCTGAAGGATATGAGAACTTGACATTTGATGAGAGAGATTGTAGAAATTACATTGCGAAGGTAATACAACTTCGACTTGGAAAGGGGGATGCTGAAGCACTTCGTGATTATTTTGTTCGTATGCAAAAAAGAAGTACAAACTTTTTTTATATGATTGATATGGATGATGAAGGTCATTTAAAAAATGTTTTTTGGGGTGATTAA
- the LOC139899730 gene encoding receptor-like protein EIX2, giving the protein MTVTGSCIEKEVQALLMFKADLKDINGTLNDWSNEEEKRECCKWPGVYCDTETDDVTELRLSDYHLVGKINPSIKMLKQLQTLDLSGNDFQSNHIPNFLGSLTNLGQLVMANANLSGPIPHQLGNLSNLWYLDLSGNSLKGSIPVSFEVLSSLECLDVSENILTGPLPNFARWPSLVILSLAHNLFNGSIPDDLTGGRESLQELDLSGNQLSGDLPNSIGQLSNLISLDISSNSLHGVISDLYFINLSSLTYLDMSFNSFSFKLSSDFRIPFHLDTIKLQSCKLGPSFPLWIKTQTSFQVLDISSAGISDSVPPWFWDQLPLGLKFLNLSSNELRGTLPNISLDFDQYPGLDLSNNRLEGKVPLLPSKLASLNLSRNKFKGNLSFLCHIVGELTFIDLSSNSFSGSLPDCWSQFQKLVILDLSYNNLFGNIPLSFGFLNQLEALYLRKNAFVGEVPMSLSNCTNMRFVDLGENKLSGTIPAWVGERLTSLYVLVLKSNMFNGSLPTQLCLLNNLNILDISNNGLVGNIPGCFDNFTSMSSKKFGDDMTYHSYKTYHFIPKNYPPPVPGSTFIPECPGDGAPCVSPPTEEVHEEFIDNALVAWKGIERSFGRSILELLNIIDLSNNSLSGKLPFEITRLVELVSLNISFNKLLGELPKDIGMLRSLDSLDLSRNQFSGNIPSSLARLDGLGYLDLSYNNLSGKIPTGTQLQGFNSSFYEGNPLLYGPPLAPISRSAPSTTIVEDDDDFWKSYYMGMGAGFAAGFWGFCGVIFFNRRFRHLLFASLSLAKDWIYVTLALLYRKFKRS; this is encoded by the exons ATGACGGTTACAGGGTCATGCATCGAGAAGGAGGTACAAGCTCTGCTGATGTTTAAAGCAGACTTAAAAGATATAAATGGCACACTAAATGATTGGAGTAATGAAGAAGAAAAGAGGGAGTGTTGCAAATGGCCAGGTGTCTATTGTGACACCGAGACTGATGACGTAACCGAACTTCGTCTTTCTGATTATCATTTGGTAGGTAAAATTAATCCATCAATAAAGATGTTAAAGCAGCTACAAACTCTTGATTTATCTGGAAATGATTTTCAGTCCAATCATATACCAAACTTTTTGGGTTCCCTTACCAACTTAGGGCAGCTGGTTATGGCTAATGCTAATCTCAGTGGACCGATTCCTCATCAGCTTGGAAATCTATCCAACTTGTGGTATCTTGATCTGAGTGGTAATTCGTTGAAGGGATCTATTCCCGTTTCCTTTGAAGTTTTAAGTTCTCTCGAATGCTTAGACGTCTCAGAAAACATCCTTACAGGTCCCTTGCCTAATTTCGCTCGATGGCCATCATTGGTTATATTGTCACTTGCTCACAATTTATTCAATGGAAGCATTCCTGATGACCTCACAGGAGGAAGGGAGTCCCTACAAGAGTTAGACCTATCTGGTAATCAGTTGAGTGGTGATTTACCCAACAGTATCGGTCAACTTTCAAATCTTATTTCTCTCGATATTTCATCCAACTCACTTCATGGTGTCATATCCGACCTTTACTTTATAAATCTCTCCTCCTTAACCTATTTGGATATgtctttcaattcattttcattTAAATTAAGCTCAGATTTTAGAATTCCTTTCCATTTAGACACTATAAAATTGCAATCCTGCAAGCTGGGACCTAGTTTTCCTTTGTGGATCAAAACTCAAACAAGTTTCCAAGTTCTTGATATTTCCAGTGCTGGTATATCAGATAGTGTCCCTCCGTGGTTCTGGGACCAACTACCCCTTGGATTGAAATTTTTGAACCTTTCTTCAAATGAATTGAGAGGCACGCTACCAAATATATCATTAGACTTTGACCAGTACCCTGGATTGGATTTGAGTAACAACCGTCTTGAAGGTAAGGTACCACTATTGCCTTCTAAACTCGCCTCGTTAAACCTTTCTAGAAACAAGTTCAAAGGAAACCTCTCTTTCTTATGTCATATTGTTGGGGAATTAACTTTCATTGACCTTTCTAGCAATTCATTTTCTGGTAGCCTTCCTGATTGTTGGTCGCAATTCCAAAAGCTGGTAATTCTTGATTTATCTTACAACAATTTATTCGGGAATATTCCTTTGTCTTTTGGATTCTTGAATCAACTAGAGGCATTGTATCTTCGGAAAAATGCCTTTGTTGGTGAAGTGCCCATGTCCTTGAGCAACTGTACAAATATGAGGTTTGTGGATCTTGGGGAAAACAAGTTATCTGGCACAATACCTGCGTGGGTAGGGGAAAGACTTACGAGCCTTTATGTTCTTGTTTTAAAATCAAATATGTTTAATGGTAGTCTTCCCACCCAATTATGTTTGTTGAACAATCTTAATATCCTTGACATATCTAACAATGGATTGGTGGGTAATATTCCTGGTTGCTTTGATAACTTCACATCTATGTCTAGTAAAAAGTTTGGAGATGATATGACTTATCATTCTTATAAGACGTATCATTTTATTCCTAAAAATTATCCTCCTCCAGTTCCGGGTTCTACTTTTATACCTGAGTGTCCTGGTGATGGTGCTCCTTGTGTCAGTCCTCCTACAGAGGAGGTACATGAAGAGTTCATTGACAATGCATTGGTTGCATGGAAAGGAATAGAAAGATCATTTGGAAGAAGTATTCTCGAGCTACTGAATATCATTGATCTTTCAAATAATAGCTTATCTGGGAAGCTTCCCTTTGAGATCACTCGTCTTGTCGAATTAGTCTCGTTAAATATCTCATTCAACAAACTTCTTGGTGAACTCCCAAAAGATATCGGTATGTTGAGATCTCTTGATTCTCTCGACTTGTCGAGAAATCAATTTTCTGGAAATATTCCATCAAGTTTGGCACGGTTGGACGGTTTAGGTTATCTTGACCTCTCATACAATAACTTGTCAGGAAAAATACCAACTGGGACTCAACTCCAAGGCTTTAATTCATCCTTTTATGAAGGTAACCCGCTACTATATGGGCCTCCTCTTGCTCCAATATCGAGGTCTGCACCTTCTACTACCATTGTGGAGGATGACGACGACTTTTGGAAATCATATTACATGGGAATGGGTGCTGGATTTGCAGCTGGATTTTGGGGGTTTTGTGGTGTTATATTTTTCAACCGTCGATTCAGGCATTTACTTTTTGCATCATTAAGTCTCGCAAAGGATTGGATATACGTGACATTGGCTTTGCTCTATCGGAAGTTTAAAAG GTCGTAG